From the genome of Globicephala melas chromosome 16, mGloMel1.2, whole genome shotgun sequence, one region includes:
- the PYROXD2 gene encoding pyridine nucleotide-disulfide oxidoreductase domain-containing protein 2, with amino-acid sequence MAACGRGLCRAVAASPHPALRRAHSDARGRLKPEYDAVVIGAGHNGLVAAAYLQRLGVNTAVFERRHVIGGAAVTEEIIPGFKFSRASYLLSLLRPQIYTDLELKKHGLRLHLRNPRSFTPMLEEGTAGKVPRSLLLGTDMAENQKQIAQFSRKDAQAFPKYEAFMNRLALAIDPLLDAAPVDMEAFQRGSLLQRLKSLSTLKPLLQAGRILGAQLPQYYQVLTAPAVKVLDQWFESEPLKATLATDSVIGAMTSPYIPGSGYVLLHHMMGGLEGMRGAWGYVQGGMGALSDAIASSATAHGASIFTEKTVAKVQVSSGGRVQGVVLQDGSEVRSKAVLSSASPQITFLKLTPQEWLPEEFVERISQLDTQSPVTKINVAVDRLPDFLAAPNAPRGQPLPHHQCSIHLNCEDTLLLHQAFEDAMDGLPSHRPMIELCIPSSLDPTLAPPGCHVISLFTQYTPYTLAAGKAWDEQERNAHADRVCDCIEAYAPGFKGSVVGRDILTPPDLERVFGLPGGNIFHCAMALDQLYFARPVPLHSSYRCPLRGLYLCGSGAHPGGGVMGAAGRNAAHVVFRDLRSM; translated from the exons GACACAACGGGCTGGTGGCT GCGGCATACCTGCAGAGACTGGGGGTGAACACGGCAGTCTTCGAGAGACGCCACGTGATCGGGGGTGCAGCTGTCACAGAGGAAATAATCCCAG GGTTTAAGTTCTCCCGAGCATCCTACCTCCTCAGCCTGCTCCGACCGCAGATTTACACCGACCTGGAGCTGAAG AAACACGGGCTGAGGCTTCATCTTCGAAACCCCCGCTCATTCACACCTATGCTGGAAGAGGGCACAGCCGGCAAGGTGCCCAGGTCCCTTCTGCTGGGCACAGACATGGCAGAAAACCAGAAGCAGATCGCCCAATTCTCACGGAAGGATGCCCAG GCCTTTCCCAAATATGAGGCCTTCATGAATCGCTTGGCGTTAGCCATTGACCCTCTGCTGGATGCAGCCCCGGTGGACATGGAGGCCTTCCAGCGGGGCTCCCTGCTGCAGAGGCTCAAGTCGCTCTCCACCCTCAAGCCCCTGTTGCAGGCGG GTCGCATCCTGGGAGCCCAGCTGCCCCAGTATTACCAGGTCCTCACAGCTCCAGCTGTCAAG GTGCTGGATCAGTGGTTTGAGTCTGAGCCTCTAAAAGCTACTCTAGCAACGGATTCTGTGATTGGAGCCATGACAAGTCCCTACATTCCGGGGAGTGG GTATGTGTTACTCCATCACATGATGGGGGGTCTGGAGGGGATGCGGGGGGCCTGGGGCTACGTCCAGGGTGGCATGGGTGCCCTCTCCGACGCCATCGCGAGCTCAGCCACCGCACACGGAGCAAGTATCTTCACTGAAAAG ACAGTGGCTAAGGTGCAGGTGAGCAGTGGAGGGCGCGTTCAAGGAGTCGTGCTGCAAGACGGCTCGGAGGTAAGGAGCAAAGCGGTGCTGTCCAGCGCATCACCGCAGATCACCTTCCTGAAGCTGACGCCACAG GAGTGGCTTCCTGAGGAGTTCGTGGAGAGAATCTCCCAGCTGGACACCCAGTCGCCTGTTACCAAGATCAATG TGGCTGTCGACAGGCTGCCTGACTTCCTGGCGGCCCCCAATGCTCCCAGGGGCCAGCCGCTGCCCCATCACCAATGCTCAATCCACCTGAACTGTGAGGACACCCTCCTTCTCCATCAGGCTTTTGAAGACGCCATGGATGGCCTGCCTTCCCACAG ACCTATGATTGAGCTCTGCATCCCTTCCTCGCTGGACCCCACGCTGGCTCCCCCTGGCTGCCATGTCATCTCCCTCTTCACTCAGTACACGCCCTACACACTGGCTGCAGGCAAGGCCTGGGACGAGCAGGAGAGAAACGCTCACGCAGACAGAG TGTGTGATTGCATTGAGGCCTACGCCCCCGGCTTCAAGGGCTCCGTGGTGGGCAGAGACATCCTCACACCCCCTGACTTGGAGAGAGTCTTTGGGCTTCCTGGGGGG AATATATTCCACTGCGCCATGGCCCTGGACCAGCTGTACTTTGCCCGCCCTGTGCCCCTGCACTCCAGCTACCGCTGCCCTCTCCGGGGCCTGTATCTCTGCGGAAGTGGGGCCCATCCTG GAGGAGGTGTCATGGGAGCCGCTGGACGCAATGCAGCTCACGTGGTCTTTAGGGACCTCAGGAGCATGTGA